The Scleropages formosus chromosome 9, fSclFor1.1, whole genome shotgun sequence DNA segment ATTGACGTGTAACCTCAAGGCTGCTGGTCCGCCTCCCAGAAGGTGCattgctatagtgcccttgtAAACTGTACCAGTAGAATAACTGTAGGGGAAACTGTAAGGCCTTTGGGGTAAAGCTTGGCTACATGTTTCATTAGTAGAAGTAATAAAACTGTATATAGTTTGATGTACATCTGTGAATTTGGGAAACTCAGTAGATCAGACTCTGCTATATTATTATGGTGTAATTTACACGGCCTGCAATATGGGATATCTGGTCTATTCTGAAcgagttttaatgttttgtatttttttttttgtaggtccTGACATCTGTGGtcctggaaacaaaaaagttcatgtcatttttaattacaagGGAAAGAATCACTTGATCAACAAAGACATACGCTGCAAGGTAGGTAGCAGTGCAGGTGCCAAATGGCAGAGTATTGTGTCCAACcccaaaaacacaatttttttcaatgCAAATGACAACTCTGACACTATCATGGCAAAGTAGTATTTATTCTACTTTTAATCTATCTTGTAAGGAAATATGCACtggatttttcttcatttctatGAAAAATTGATAGTCCGAAAGCCTTTTCTATTAAAAGAACTAAGAACTACCTTTACAGTTTGGTTTACATTCACTTAAAAATCCCTTGAGGTGCAGCAAGCGCAATATAAATATGGCTCTCTTTAATTCCAGGATGATGAGTACACCCATTTGTACACACTCATTGTCAACCCTGACAATACCTATGAAGTGAAGATTGACAATAAGAAAGCAGAGTCAGGCAACCTGGAGGATGACTGGGACTTCCTTCCTCCCAGGAAGATCAAGGACCCAGAAGCTAAGAAGCCAGAGGACTTGGATGAACGAGAGAAAATAGATGACCCCGATGACACAAAACCAGAGGTAGGCTAACTTGCAATCTGACAACTGAATGATTCTTGGGatttatcagtttaaaaaaagaaaagacataaTTAGTAGTCTGGctttcaaagtgtgtgtgtgtgtgtgtgtgtgtgtgtgtttttttttttttttaattgtaactaCTTTTATTAATGTACTATGTGTATAGCTAGCAAAATGTATAATTACTTGTTTGTAATTTAACTAGAAACATTATAAATCCTGTTTTCTGACTTTCTACTTAAAAGGCCTGGGACAAGCCCGAGAACATCCCAGACCCTGACGCCAAGAAGCCTGATGACTGGGATGATGAGATGGATGGAGAGTGGGAGCCTCCTATGATTACAAATCCTGAGTACAAGGTAGATTTGAGTGAAACTACTGGATGACATGTTATGAAGAAGCTGAGCAATGATTGAGTTCTGCTGTATGTCCCAGTCTGCATGTGTGACAGCTGAATTCTTCCCCTTGCTTTTTATATTGCAACATCTGAACAGTGAAAAAAACCTGTTCAAATTGTGGTTTTAAGACAGCTGTCAAAAGGGACTTTCTACATGAGGTCTCTCAGGAAGTCAACCATCTCTACCTTCCCCTTAGGGTGAATGGAAACCACGCCAGATTGACAATCCTGCCTACAAAGGAAAATGGGTGCACCCCGAAATTGACAATCCAGAGTACGCACCAGACTCTGAGATCTACAAATACGACAGCATTGGAGTTGTTGGGCTGGATTTGTGGCAAGTAAGTGGATCCATTTAGTTCCATTAGTGGTCAAAATCTTAATACTGATTCACAACAATGCTTTTTATCATGTCTACTTCGTATGTCTTCAGCTGGTCGTTCTAAATTATTGTACACTGAAATTCTGATGTTTTAACCTCAGATTAATATCATCCATTTGTACCCACAGGTGAAGTCAGGTACCATTTTTGATAACTTCCTCATCACCAATGACCCAAAACTTGCTGAGAAAATTGGGAATGAGACCTGGGGTTTGACAAAGGTGACTTTCGGCATCTTTCATTAGTCTctatttacatcacatttcCCATGTTTATAGTAAATACTTCTGtgcaaattttaattaatactgttttatacagctggctatttCACTTAATGACTTCAATCAAATGCAGGACCACAGGTCTCCctcttaaatgaaaaatttgtgaATTACAATTTGcctcctgtttttattttagcgAAACATAAAGATTCATCTTTTGTATATTACAGCTTTAGTTTAGAGTGTGCAATTATCTTACCAGTTTTTAAACAACCTTGGAATTGTTCTTTGTCTCTCAGGACCCTGAAAGAAAGATGAAAGAAAGTcaagaagaagagcagaggaagaagcgtgaagaagaagagaagaaaataaaggaggaagagaaaaaggatgatgaggaggatgaaaatgaggaagaggaggatgaggatgaagaagaggatgaggaggaggatgaggacgaggaggaagaAACAGACTCTAATGTTAAGGATGAGCTATAGGCATAAATTTGAATAGAGAAAGCCCTGATTTCTTTGTGCCACTACATGTGGTTCAGGAGTCACCTTCCAGAGTGTTCCCTTTACATTTCAGGAAGGATTTTAGGGATGGGTTTACGAGGCACTGGGAATTTGACTCAAAAGCGATTCTCTTCCCCCCTTTGAATTACGATCATATGATCTAAATGAAGACCGTTATGAGAGTTTTGGATTCCACTGACCCATTTCTTTGGACTTAATGTATCCTTCCCATTAGAAATGGCATGCCATTTATTTTGTCCACAATGGTTTGGGGAT contains these protein-coding regions:
- the LOC108919048 gene encoding calreticulin-like, which encodes MAALTLLLALNVALVCAESSIYFREQFEDGEAWTSRWVESKHKSDYGKFVLSAGKFYGDAEKDQGLQTSQDARFYSLSSRFEEFTNKGQPLVVQFTVKHEQSIDCGGGYIKLFPADLNQEDMHGDSTYNIMFGPDICGPGNKKVHVIFNYKGKNHLINKDIRCKDDEYTHLYTLIVNPDNTYEVKIDNKKAESGNLEDDWDFLPPRKIKDPEAKKPEDLDEREKIDDPDDTKPEAWDKPENIPDPDAKKPDDWDDEMDGEWEPPMITNPEYKGEWKPRQIDNPAYKGKWVHPEIDNPEYAPDSEIYKYDSIGVVGLDLWQVKSGTIFDNFLITNDPKLAEKIGNETWGLTKDPERKMKESQEEEQRKKREEEEKKIKEEEKKDDEEDENEEEEDEDEEEDEEEDEDEEEETDSNVKDEL